Sequence from the Bacillus sp. (in: firmicutes) genome:
CAAATAATCGCCCAAACCACCTATAATAAATGGAATATTAGGTACGGATAATTCTCTTCTTATTTCATTAAAGATTCTTAATATTTTTTCATAGTATTCTTTGTATTTTCCATCTTGGCTATCACTTTCCCCCTGATGCCATAGTATTCCTACCAATTCGCTATCTTCCATTGCAAATTTAGTTTCATTTATTGCATGACGAAATAATGTTCCATCTAGCGACCACTCATCAATGGAGCTACCACCTTCAGCACATGGAATAAGACCAATTTTTTCTCCCTGATTATCCTTACACCAAGCCTCTGCAAATGATGCCGCAAGTCCTACGCCCGCAACTGGTCTATCAAAATGAATTGGTTCAGTCATCATTTGCCATCTGCCATTTCGCAACATCATAATTCTTTCATTATAAATCGGAGGCACTTCATGTGTAAATCCACGACCTGCCATATTTGATTGTCCAATTAGTAAAAGTGACTTCATTCTT
This genomic interval carries:
- a CDS encoding sialate O-acetylesterase; this translates as MKSLLLIGQSNMAGRGFTHEVPPIYNERIMMLRNGRWQMMTEPIHFDRPVAGVGLAASFAEAWCKDNQGEKIGLIPCAEGGSSIDEWSLDGTLFRHAINETKFAMEDSELVGILWHQGESDSQDGKYKEYYEKILRIFNEIRRELSVPNIPFIIGGLGDYLGKVAFGAGCVEYQLINEELQKYAQGNENCYYVTAKGLTSNPDGIHINAMSQRIFGIRYYEAYRKKEHIYEPLTNEKELVDKCHNRMNTSSEKTYIALEKFTLGKISYEELMKAFS